One genomic region from Myripristis murdjan chromosome 7, fMyrMur1.1, whole genome shotgun sequence encodes:
- the LOC115361411 gene encoding uncharacterized protein At5g50100, chloroplastic-like, translating to MLAKVRISLTSLKVLARGLPACYNPQAVIRVTPAHCSHQHRTFTTESASVRVLYDGLCPICVTEIRFLQYLQKNRPGKVDFIDISLPDYDGEKYKGVSYEMAMDEMHVIDEKDKVHRGVPAFAVMYGAVGLGWLGRFMMWSPVRPFMDKSYAIFARNRLKWTGRGDECTTGRCVKKTH from the exons ATGTTGGCCAAAGTGAGAATATCTTTGACCTCTTTGAAAGTTTTGGCCAGAGGATTGCCTGCTTGTTATAACCCACAGGCTGTGATAAGGGTGACACCAGCCCACTGCTCCCATCAGCACCGGACCTTCACCACTGAGTCTGCAAGTGTCAGG GTGCTGTACGATGGACTCTGTCCGATATGTGTGACAGAGATCCGTTTCCTCCAGTATCTGCAGAAGAATCGGCCCGGGAAAGTGGACTTCATCGATATCTCCCTCCCGGATTATGATGGAGAAAAATACAAGGGAGTCAGCTACGAGATGGCCATGGATGAGATGCACGTGATTGACGAGAAGGATAAG GTTCATCGTGGGGTTCCAGCATTTGCAGTCATGTACGGTGCAGTGGGCCTTGGCTGGTTGGGTCGCTTCATGATGTGGTCACCCGTGAGGCCATTTATGGACAAATCTTACGCCATATTTGCCAGGAATCGGCTGAAGTGGACAGGACGTGGGGACGAGTGCACAACAGGACGCTgtgtaaagaaaacacattga